A portion of the Parambassis ranga chromosome 22, fParRan2.1, whole genome shotgun sequence genome contains these proteins:
- the iah1 gene encoding isoamyl acetate-hydrolyzing esterase 1 homolog, translating into MSKFSSVIWPKVILFGDSITQFSFQANGWGADIANSLARKCDVLNRGLSGYNSRWAKIVLPRLISTQNSADNSNIAAVTVFFGANDCALEDKNPQQHVPLQEYSENLKEISRILTAAGVPADRVIFITPPPLHEPAWEKECILKGCPLNRHNSVAGQYAQACVQAAGQCGADVLDLWTLMQKDGQDYTVYLSDGLHLSDKGNQFVAQHLWGLLESRVADLPFILPYWGDVDTKTPESSLLCEK; encoded by the exons ATGTCCAAGTTCAGCTCTGTGATTTGGCCTAAAGTTATTTTATTTGGTGACTCCATCACACAG TTTTCATTTCAAGCCAATGGTTGGGGGGCAGATATTGCAAACAGCCTTGCAAG AAAATGTGATGTCCTAAACAGAGGACTGTCTGGCTACAACTCTAGATGGGCCAAGATTGTTCTTCCTCGCCTCATTAGCACCCAAAACTcagcagacaacagcaacaTAGCAGCTGTTACTGTCTTCTTTGGTGCCAACGACTGTGCACTGGAAG ATAAGAACCCACAGCAGCATGTCCCTCTGCAGGAGTATTCCGAGAACCTGAAGGAGATCAGCCGGATTCTGACTGCAGCTGGCGTGCCAGCGGACCGAGTTATCTTcatcacacctcctcctcttcatgaaCCAGCATGGGAGAAGGAGTGCATTCTCAAAG GATGTCCTCTCAACCGCCACAACTCTGTTGCAGGGCAGTATGCCCAGGCATGTGTCCAGGCAGCTGGTCAGTGTGGGGCGGACGTTCTGGACCTCTGGACCCTCATGCAGAAAGACGGACAG GACTACACAGTCTACCTGTCTGATGGGCTGCACCTCTCAGACAAGGGAAACCAGTTTGTGGCCCAGCACCTGTGGGGACTGCTAGAGAGCCGTGTGGCTGACCTGCCCTTCATCCTGCCCTACTGGGGAGATGTGGATACCAAGACTCCTGAGAGCAGCCTCCTCTGTGAGAAGTGA